One Vicia villosa cultivar HV-30 ecotype Madison, WI linkage group LG5, Vvil1.0, whole genome shotgun sequence genomic window, aaatttaACACATTCATTATTCATTACAACTCACATTTCACAACGTTCCCCTCTAAATCTAACCGTtacaacaataataaaataacCCATTTTTCATTTCCATTTTCCCTATATAAACTAAAACCTCATTTCTAACCCTACATTCGCCCCACAAACCctccctctttctctctctagaaaTTCTCTCTCTAGAATCTCTTCCAATTTACACGAAAATGAGAGAAATTCTTCACATCCAAGGTGGACAATGCGGAAACCAAATCGGAGCCAAATTCTGGGAAGTTGTCTGCGCCGAGCATGGCATCGACCCTACCGGAAGATACGGCGGTGACACAGATCTTCAATTGGAGAGAATCAATGTTTACTACAACGAAGCTAGTTGCGGTCGTTACGTTCCCCGAGCGGTTCTCATGGATCTTGAACCGGGTACCATGGATAGTGTCCGGTCTGGACCGTACGGTCAGATCTTTAGACCGGATAACTTTGTGTTTGGGCAGAGTGGTGCTGGGAATAACTGGGCTAAAGGTCATTATACTGAAGGCGCTGAGCTTATTGATTCTGTTCTTGATGTTGTCAGGAAAGAAGCTGAAAACAGTGATTGCTTGCAGGGTATGAATTTTTAGCTTTtgttgatgattttagggttttgttaattttagggttttgtaGTTGAAATTATGTGTAGTTTTGAAATTGGATCTAGCTTTTAATGTCATGTTGCtgttaattggaagttgattttatttattttatgaaattaatttgtgttcaaatttagggttttggtTGTGTGGAAATTTTTAGGGTTCATGATGATGATGGTTTTTTTTTGGTGGAAAAGGGTGAATTTATTGTTGTTTTGAGGCTGATTGTGTAATGGATGTGTGCAGGGTTTCAAGTATGTCATTCACTTGGTGGAGGAACTGGATCTGGAATGGGTACTCTTTTGATTTCGAAGATTAGGGAAGAGTATCCCGATAGGATGATGCTTACTTTCTCGGTTTTTCCTTCTCCTAAGGTTTCTGATACGGTGGTGGAACCCTACAATGCTACTCTCTCTGTTCATCAGCTTGTTGAAAACGCGGATGAATGTATGGTTCTTGATAATGAAGCGTTGTATGATATTTGCTTCCGTACCCTCAAGCTAACCACTCCAAGCTGTAAGCAATTTCATATCCTATAGCAACTTGGTTAATCTATATATGTTTTCAGTTTTGATTCCATTTGTTAGTAAGGTTTCTGATCTTGTTGTTTGGTTTTTTGTGATGCAGTTGGTGATCTTAACCATTTGATATCAGCAACCATGTCTGGTGTCACATGTTGTTTGAGGTTTCCTGGTCAGCTTAACTCCGATCTACGAAAGCTTGCTGTGAATCTGATTCCGTTCCCTCGTCTCCACTTTTTCATGTTGGGATTTGCACCTTTGACTTCTAGAGGCTCTCAGCAGTACAGGTCTCTGAGTGTACCTGAAATCACACAGCAAATGTGGGATTCGAAGAACATGATGTGCGCTGCTGACCCTAGACACGGACGATACCTCACTGCATCAGCCATCTTCAGAGGGAAAATGAGCACAAAGGAAGTTGATGAACAGATGATGAATGTTCAGAACAAGAATTCATCCTACTTTGTGGAATGGATTCCAAACAATGTGAAATCAACTGTCTGTGATATTCCCCCAACTGGTTTGAAAATGGCTTCAACTTTCATTGGAAACTCAACTTCAATTCAGGAAATGTTCAGAAGGGTGAGTGAACAATTCACTGCTATGTTTAGGAGAAAGGCTTTCTTGCATTGGTACACCGGTGAGGGAATGGACGAAATGGAATTTACCGAAGCCGAGAGCAACATGAATGATCTTGTATCAGAGTACCAACAGTATCAAGATGCTACTGCCGAGGAGGATGAGTACGGAGAGGAAGATGACTATGAACAACAGGAACATGATGATATGTGAAGACTATGATCTTTTTTGCGGTGGAATTTTGGATTGAATGTGTAACAATTCATGCCGCAACTTCCTGTTGCCGGTTCATTATCTCTATGTTTGTAATGCTATACTTCATTCCGGTTTATGTGAAATTAATTGAATCTGCTTTTATTTCTGTTGGTTTGTAACAATGTTAGGGAATGATATATTGATCGTTGAAACAATTATTACTATATGCATATCTATCTATTCTTCTAAATTTGATTCTGTTATATACAATATACCTCTCCCAACACTTGAACTCTCACCCTGATAACTGAATCTTGTAGTCACCATTGACAACCTTTTCAATATCTTAAAAAACCAATGtccatataaatttaataatgtcTATtttcaaccttttcaaaaccttcaaAAGCCACATTTGTCTTGAATTAAGGTGttacaattatataaaaaaaattcttggaACAAATTTTCTTTTGCACTGTTAAGTGGAGTGATTGAGTTTGATAAAATTTACTATCGTTGATTTACAATTAACCTCATTTTGTATAACAATAATCAATGTATAGTTTTTAATTTAGAGAATTGATAATGCTAATTCTTAAAACTTGATAGTATCAAGTGGCTACACATGTTAGCATCAAGTGGGGAGTGAGATGAAAGCAATGACCAAGTGGCCAACCACAAGTGGGGTTTGTTAGATGCACCATTATTGTCAatattaatactttaaatattaaaataaattatatattaggatTAATAATGTAGTATAGTTTTAGTTTAATCTAACTTGGTGTGATTGGTGAATTGGAAGGAATCCTATACCATCTGCTGGTATACCATTCAATCAAATCAAAGACCCCTCTTGTATGATTAACAATTTAACATGTTTCTTTTTGTCTTCTTTTGAGTTAATTCACATTATTTGATATAGCTTTGTTCTTTAACTTCAACAGCAACCAAAAAAATATTGTAGTTTTGTTTTCTAGGTATACAAGTTAATCATATAGGTACAATGCCATGTCATATTGGTTGGCATGTTCATGTTGCTAATCTTTAGTGGGTAGACTGAACACTAAGATCAATTCACACCACATGTCAAAACTTATTCGTGTTGAGTATTCTAATTAAAGGttcaactaaaaaaataaaataaagaaatagtAATGACAATCAAATCAAATGTTCCAACTAATAAATATTTCACTAATGACTCTAAAACTCATGtacaaaagaaattttaaaacaatCAAGTAAACATGGATACAGATCCTCTTCTGCTGTTTATTTTCTGCTGCTAAACTGCTGAAATCTCAGCCTTTCATCTATGTTTCTTCTCTCTCttcaaaatatatttgatttgtttatttgtttttcacaattttttaGCCATTGGATTATGAGCATGAGGGATGACTGTCTTTTCCAGTAAACATGGATTTGTGCTGAACAAACGGATAGAGAAAAGAAATTGTTGTTTTTGACGCAATTtaaccaacaaaaaaaaatagttgtATATAATAAAGAGTAATTCTCTTATTTACTATTATCAATGGGTCTttagaagagaaataaaaatATCAGAAGCAATTAATTTCAATCGTTCAAGATGAACAATTTTTaagtttcttctttttctctctccaaTTATATAATTATTCTAACAAAATCAATCAAGTTCAAACAATGCATGAACTTTGATCTAGGTAATGATTTGGGAAACACAATATTCATTTTCTTATATTCTACCATATCTCtaatgaaatgtaaatgaatattAATGTGATTTGTCATCCCATAACTGTGTGATTCTTCCAATGAAATTTATTTTGGTTATCACAATATATCTTAAGACATCCTTGAGTATCTGTAGCTCCTCAATCATGCCCTTCAACCATATGATCTCATTCACCTTTCGACAAGGGCAATGTACTCCTCATGAGTAGCATCTATAAAACCCTTCAAAGTGTCTTTCTATTGTCTAAATCTTgcgtattttaaaaaaatacagagTCGTTCAAGTATTTCAAAATCCACTTCAAAACTTCCCGATGCACTTGACACATATATCATATAAATTGACTCAATATGGTAATTGCATATGTTAAGACTGAAATACTATAAATCATGTCCTACATGATGTTTCCTACCTGACTAGTATATGGAGTGATGTCCATCTTTATTCTCTCTTCTCCATATTGAGGAACTTGCGTAAACAAAAGTTATGTTTGATGACCCAAATAAGTATTAACCGGCTTAACATTGTGCTTAAACTTGTCCACCATTTTTTTAAGTAACCAAATTGAGATAAGAACATTTCATCCTTATTCTAGTTACTCTCGATATCTATTCCAAACATCCTCTTTACTGCCTATAGATCATTCATCTCAACTATAACATTAACTTCTTTTGGAGCTTAGTGATCTCCTCCTTGCTAGAAATTGCCTTTAAGATATCGTCCGCATATAGAAGCAGATTGAGAATGAACTTCTCATACCTTTTTGTAATGTAGACACAAATATCATACACATTTCTCATAAAATTTAACATCTTAAGAAACTCACTAAACTTGTGATACCATTGTCTTAGGCTATGTTTCAATCTACACAAATGTTTCTTTAAAAGACACACATTTTATAGCTATACCACTCTGGTGCCACAATATCCCATATTTCCCTGTATATTTCCAATTGATAGCTAAGATCAACAATTTTTCTACTTCTTCTAGAATTTATGATGGATGATTAACCTCATCTTCATACCTAATTCACCAAGTGGAAGattaaaaaaaagagttttttccATCCATTTTTTAAAGTTTATGTCCTTTAGGTTTTTGTATTTCCTCCACATGTGGATCTTATTAAAAGTAATATCCCCCCTTATTAAAAATCTTCATCATTTAGGTTTCATCTTTAACCACGTAGCCTTTCACACCTTCTAGATAGCTATTGAAGGTGAGAACATTTGGTGTCCATGACGAGATTCTTtatatatttctaaaattgaCACACCATTATTACAAAGCCTTAAAAATGAATACTGAAACATCAttaagaaaaacattaaaaatgaatactaaaataaaacactaaaatGTAATATAAAAAGTAGACTAAATTACCTCTAGGgacctttaagttatttaattgtaacgaCTTGGTCCTTTATCTTATTTTTTCTACAAATAGGTCCTTTAAGTTACCTAACGTCTTCAGCGTTGTTCTTCCTCACAAATATTGTTCCAAAAAGGATGATGTGTCACTAACGTTGCTTAGGTGTCCATTAACTGTGCTGACTATGCAtatcttttattatttctttaatttCTGGAAAAAAATGATAAGGTTAAATAGTTATCCCCAATTGTGAACCCTAACTTTGAAGGTCTCCATCAATGACACAATTCTATAGCAGCAGAACAATCCACCAAACTCCCAACAATCCATCGGAAAACTCCCTTCATCAATACACCGTCCAACAACTTCCCTAAGTCGAACACCTTCCTTCGTCGTTTCGCCTCCGGCCTATGAACCGCCGTCTACCGTCTACCTTGAGAGGAGCCGTTGGAGAAGAAAATAGGAAAATTTAAGATCTTAAAACCAAGTAGTGAACATATAAACTATTAATATTTGACAACATTTCATGGAAGAAATTAAACATTAGAAATTAAACATTAGAAGAACAGAGGCACTGGAACTCAAATGAATGCATAATGGGTTTGTTTTTGTTCGACAATATTTTAGGGGGAAATTTATACATTTATGATTTAACAATCAACATCAAACTTATGGATTTTTTTTATGGTTGAACAACATCTATGTTCCTTCACCAACATATATGAGTATCAGTGACCGGCGAGGCGGCGGTGGCTCTTACCAGGGAAACATAACCCGGGGAAGAAATAAGGGGTTAAGttgatttatttttgttttaaaaattgacaCGTGTCTGAAAATGGTCCATTTGAGATTAGGGTGTGATAATTTAGGATTGATTAAAACACTTCAACTAttctaataataaaagaaatacaTAGTCAGCACATAGTAGTGGACACCTAAGCAACTTAAGCGACAAATCATCCTTTTTTAACAAAATCTATGAGGAAGGGCAACACTGAAGATATTAGGTAAGTTAAAGGACCTATTTGTAACGAAAATAAGATAAAGAAGCAAatcgttacaattaaataacttaaaggaccctagAGGTAATTTAGCCAAAAAATTAATACTGAAACTAGTGCCTAAACCCTACAAAGCCTTAAAAATGAATACTGAAACAACATTAAGAAATTCATTAAAAATGAATACTAAAATGAAACAATAAAAAACCCAACAATAGAATAATGTAAAGAGCTTCAAAAACCAACAATAGAATAATgtaaataccttcaaaaaccaaCAACACAATAAGGTAAGGAGCTCAAAAACCAAGAGAAGAATGTAAAGAGCTTCAAAAAACCAATAACACAATAATGTAAAAagcttaaaaaaatataaagagctACAAAAATCAACAAGCGAAGAATGTAAAGAGCTTCAAAAACCAACAACAGAATAATGTAAAGAACTTCAAAAATCATAAAGAGCTTTAAAGATCAGCAAGGG contains:
- the LOC131601378 gene encoding tubulin beta-2 chain-like, encoding MREILHIQGGQCGNQIGAKFWEVVCAEHGIDPTGRYGGDTDLQLERINVYYNEASCGRYVPRAVLMDLEPGTMDSVRSGPYGQIFRPDNFVFGQSGAGNNWAKGHYTEGAELIDSVLDVVRKEAENSDCLQGFQVCHSLGGGTGSGMGTLLISKIREEYPDRMMLTFSVFPSPKVSDTVVEPYNATLSVHQLVENADECMVLDNEALYDICFRTLKLTTPSFGDLNHLISATMSGVTCCLRFPGQLNSDLRKLAVNLIPFPRLHFFMLGFAPLTSRGSQQYRSLSVPEITQQMWDSKNMMCAADPRHGRYLTASAIFRGKMSTKEVDEQMMNVQNKNSSYFVEWIPNNVKSTVCDIPPTGLKMASTFIGNSTSIQEMFRRVSEQFTAMFRRKAFLHWYTGEGMDEMEFTEAESNMNDLVSEYQQYQDATAEEDEYGEEDDYEQQEHDDM